A stretch of Gallus gallus isolate bGalGal1 chromosome 2, bGalGal1.mat.broiler.GRCg7b, whole genome shotgun sequence DNA encodes these proteins:
- the STEAP4 gene encoding metalloreductase STEAP4, which produces MNKNSSNIMALVPKTSNKRETVCIFGTGDFGRALGHKLIQSGYPVVFGSRSPWPSSLIPKDAEVLNHAEAAQKAAIIIIAIQRQHYDFLASLEETLRGKVLVDISNNLKINQYPESNAKYLAQLVPSARVVKAFNTVSAWALQSGTLDASRQVFVCGDDTEAKQMVMDIIRALGLTPLDQGSLLAAREIENYPLQLFPMWKIPIFLSLGLTAFFFFYCLVRDVIYPYVYENKDYSFFLAISIPNRICPIIALVLLALVYLPGILAAIIQLYRGTKYSRFPDWLDKWMLCRKQLGLVALAFASLHVIYTLVIPIRYYVRWRIEDRTISQALNNKTTPFDNTNGWLSDSYLALGILGFLLFVLLGITSLPSVSNNVNWREFRFVQSKLGYLTLILCTAHTLVYGGKRFLSPSAYRWYLPNAYMLSLIIPCIVLVVKFVLILPCLDKQLTRIRQGWERNPQYSEQSNYVINKSAV; this is translated from the exons atgaatAAAAATTCTTCCAACATAATGGCTTTGGTTCCCAAAACATCTAACAAAAGAGAGACAGTGTGTATATTTGGAACGGGAGATTTTGGAAGAGCTCTGGGCCATAAACTGATTCAGTCTGGTTACCCTGTTGTGTTTGGAAGCCGGAGCCCATGGCCATCCAGCCTGATTCCCAAGGATGCAGAGGTGCTGAACCATGCTgaggcagcacagaaagctgCCATCATTATTATAGCAATCCAGAGGCAACATTACGACTTCCTTGCATCACTGGAGGAGACACTCCGTGGAAAAGTGTTGGTGGACATAAGCaacaacttaaaaataaaccagTATCCTGAATCCAATGCAAAGTACCTGGCTCAGCTGGTGCCCAGTGCTAGGGTTGTGAAAGCCTTTAACACCGTGTCTGCCTGGGCTCTGCAGTCGGGCACCCTGGATGCAAGTCGGCAG GTGTTTGTCTGTGGAGATGACACAGAAGCTAAGCAAATGGTAATGGATATTATTCGTGCACTGGGACTCACACCGTTAGATCAAGGATCTCTCTTGGCTGCTCGGGAAATAGAAAATTACCCTCTACAGCTCTTTCCAATGTGGAAGATTCCCATCTTTTTGTCCCTTGGCCTAACtgcattcttcttcttctactGTTTGGTTCGTGACGTAATTTACCCTTACGTTTATGAAAATAAggattattcattttttcttgcaaTTTCCATTCCAAATCGGATCTGCCCTATAATTGCACTCGTCCTTCTTGCCTTGGTTTATCTCCCTGGTATACTTGCTGCAATTATTCAGTTATACAGAGGTACCAAATACAGCCGTTTCCCAGACTGGCTGGACAAGTGGATGCTGTGTAGGAAACAACTTGGACTAGTAGCCTTGGCATTTGCTTCGCTGCACGTTATTTATACTCTTGTTATCCCAATTCGCTACTATGTAAGATGGAGAATTGAGGACAGAACCATCTCAcag GCACTGAACAATAAAACTACTCCATTTGACAACACAAATGGCTGGCTTAGCGACTCTTATTTGGCTTTGGGGATTTTAGGAttccttttatttgttcttcttgGAATAACTTCCTTGCCTTCCGTCAGCAACAATGTCAACTGGAGAGAATTTCGATTTGTACAG TCCAAACTGGGATATCTGACATTGATTTTATGCACCGCACACACACTGGTTTATGGTGGAAAGCGGTTCCTAAGTCCATCAGCATACAGATGGTATCTTCCAAATGCCTATATGCTCTCTCTCATTATTCCATGCATTGTACTGGTTGTCAAATTTGTGCTCATACTTCCTTGTCTAGACAAACAACTAACACGAATTCGACAGGGCTGGGAGAGGAATCCCCAATACTCAGAACAGTCAAACTACGTTATCAACAAGTCTGCTGTGTAA